From the genome of Poecilia reticulata strain Guanapo linkage group LG22, Guppy_female_1.0+MT, whole genome shotgun sequence:
CTGATCAACAACGCTGGAGTCTACCAGTGTCCTTACACCAAAACAGAGGACGGCTTCGAGATGCAGTTCGGGGTCAACCACCTTGGTCACTTCCTGCTTACCCACCTGTTGATGGACCTCCTGAAACGCTCGGCGCCCAGCCGCATCGTGGTGGTCTCCTCCAAGCTTTACAAACACGGTGACATTAACTTCGAAGACCTGAACAGTGAGCAGTTCTACGACAAGGCCTTTGCCTACAGTCGCAGCAAACTGGCCAACCTGTTGTTCACCTGCGAGCTGACCCGCCGTCTGGAGGGCAGTGGAGTAACGGCGAATGCTCTGACTCCAGGCATCGTGAGGACTAACCTGGGACGGCATGTGCACATTCCGGTTTTAGCAAAGCCCCTTTTTAACCTGATCTCCCGGGGCTTGTTTAAAAGCCCAGAGGAAGGAGCTCAGACTTCAGCGTATTTGGCCTCCAGCCCGGATGTTGACGGTGTGCAGGGAAAGTGCTTTGCAAATTGTAAGCCTCTGGAACTTCTGGATAAGGCCACAGATCAGGAAGTGGCATCGAAACTGTGGGACATCAGTGAAGTCATGGTGGGCATAACGACTTGAGAACCGTCTGAGAtttacacgtttttttttttgttttttttttgcagggtaATGACTGAAGCTGAAAGATATGCAATGCCTTGGTTacatttccttaatttttagTTGTGGTGTTGAAATATCAAAATGCTTTCTATGTTTATGGAAATGTTCGTATCCTTTTACATAGTGGATTGTTTGCAGCATCTTGTTTCAGGTGCTAGAATCTCTGTTTCAGTTCTTCTTTCAATAAATTCCTAAGATCAAATGTTTCTAATGTAACCTTTCTAACAGTGCTGTAGTAATGAGTGCCCTGAGTTTTACTAGAAGAAGTTGGAGGCCTGTAGATTTTTGTAATACTTTCTCTGCAATTTATGTGTTAAGCTTGAGATAACATTACTGGAATGTCCATTCCTGAGAAGACTGACAGCTTCCTTGAACGTTTCAAAATCtttctttctgtaaaaaaatgGACGTTAAATACTTTGGATATGACCCTGGAACCCTTCTCTTATCAATCCACAGCAACAGTAGCTTCTCTGTTGttattgctgatgtttttccaCACTGTTCAAACTCCGCTTTTTATAGAGGTGGCCGCATAGATGATGGTTGTTCAATCAATACATTTGATCAGGAGCACCTGGCTGGTTTGTTCCCTCTTAAATTCTCCAGAAGCAGCCAGGGTGGACTGGCCCACGCTTTTTATGCAGGTGCACATAACAGAATCATTCTTATTTACTTGCTTCATTAGCAGCCGCCCTCATCTATATACGCCCCTGGAGGTTTGAAGAGGTTTTGCCTGTGGAGGGTCGCATTTCAGATATCACTTTTCCCCCAGCAGGTTAGTTAGGCTTCATTCAGCCATACCGGTTGCTCTAAAACTCTGTCATTAGCTGGGAATGTTTGCTCTCCAAGTCACCCGAAAAtagcagttttctttcttttttttttttttttaccaaatggtAGCGGGACCTCCAGGATTCATGACTTTCCCACCTGTATTGTTCATTAGGACATTTTCTGGATCATTTATGGTGAGCTGGAAAACGAAGTAGAAACACAAAGGCAGCCACTTTATCAACTTCATCTCACACACAATGCTCCTGGGCCACTTTTTAAGCAGCTCCAGtctatttgttttacaaatgacTCCAATTAGTGTAATTACAGAATCTGATGTTCTTAATGGGCACTGTAATATTGATAGGTCCTTGAATGCTACTTTACATGTGAGTATTTCAGTCAGGGTCCTTATCCAACACATAATGGATCGATTAAAGGAGTTCtatgtctgtttgtttctgagctTCTGTTGGAAGGCCTTGCTCCTTAATTCATACACtgagttttataaaaaattatgttttttgcatcttttggATTTTGGCAAGCAGATCTTCAGTAATtactttatttgtaattttactcccctccctcccttctttcttaatataatttttttgaagttgccatttttgttttgtgtcaaaaCTGACCAAGAACCCAGTCCTATTATTATCCTATGCAATGCTAAGTAactggaaaacataaaatagtcCCTTCAGCTTTAAGGAAAGTCTCTTCCTCAGTTAGATGAATTTAAGTATATTGGAAATAGCAGCACATGGATCAACAGTTTGTCTGCAGTAAAGAGGGAGTTGCTCCAGTCTTTGAATGAAAGATGAAAGGAGGGGTTCTGAATTATTGTTCCAGATCTAGTTCTTCAATGTAAATGCCAGAAAATGGCTTCCTCTGGGaaacaggtgtcaaactccactCCTGTAACTTTTAGGTCATGAGTACGACTCCGAAACTTGAGTGCATGATGTTGAAGTGATTGCCATTTAAATCAAGTGTGTTGGACTTGGGATACATCCTAA
Proteins encoded in this window:
- the LOC103458980 gene encoding retinol dehydrogenase 14 produces the protein MMQGKTVIVTGANSGIGKATAAAIVKLQGRVIMACRDQTKAEEAAQDIRQETGADGRQVIVKQLDLASLKSVRSFCEDIIKEEPQLHVLINNAGVYQCPYTKTEDGFEMQFGVNHLGHFLLTHLLMDLLKRSAPSRIVVVSSKLYKHGDINFEDLNSEQFYDKAFAYSRSKLANLLFTCELTRRLEGSGVTANALTPGIVRTNLGRHVHIPVLAKPLFNLISRGLFKSPEEGAQTSAYLASSPDVDGVQGKCFANCKPLELLDKATDQEVASKLWDISEVMVGITT